In one Scomber japonicus isolate fScoJap1 chromosome 6, fScoJap1.pri, whole genome shotgun sequence genomic region, the following are encoded:
- the LOC128360084 gene encoding olfactory receptor 52K1-like, translating to MVTAEHPPMIPCDAECPNWLEPPGLFWEERRMERQAENITSHQLFILDGFSELGALRPVLFVPFFIMLVVSLSANSMLLYVVASQRSLHSPMYVLIAGMACVDVSLPLFFIPNMLLSFLFDWRGISLVSCLVQIYFVHLLGAFQSTLLLWMALDRYFAICMPLYYHQRMAVPGFLRFVIPLVVRNVLMVALVVVLAGALPFCSVNVINHCFCEHMALVELACGSTAVNSLVGLISVFFIPVADFLFIIASYVVIFSSALGSGKSGAKALHTCVTHMVVLSVSIVIILVAFLSYRIRNGLPAWVRVFFSSLYLLFPSCFNPIVYGVRTAEIRQHILKTLTC from the coding sequence GTTGTTTTGGGAGGAGCGGAGGATGGAGCGGCAGGCGGAGAACATCACGTCTCACCAGCTGTTCATCCTGGACGGCTTCAGTGAGCTCGGAGCTCTTCGTCCCGTCCTCTTCGTCCCGTTCTTCATCATGCTGGTGGTGTCGCTGTCTGCTAACTCCATGCTGCTGTACGTGGTCGCCTCTCAGAGGAGCCTCCACTCGCCCATGTACGTGCTCATAGCCGGCATGGCCTGCGTAGACGTGAGCCTGCCGCTGTTCTTCATCCCCAACATGCTGCTCAGCTTCCTGTTCGACTGGAGGGGGATCTCTCTGGTCAGCTGCCTGGTTCAGATCTACTTTGTCCATCTGTTGGGAGCCTTTCAGtccactctgctgctgtggATGGCTCTGGACCGGTACTTTGCCATCTGCATGCCGCTGTACTACCACCAGCGCATGGCGGTGCCCGGATTCCTGCGGTTTGTGATTCCGCTGGTGGTTAGGAACGTCCTCATGGTGGCGCTGGTGGTGGTTCTGGCGGGAGCGCTGCCGTTCTGCTCCGTTAACGTGATCAATCACTGTTTCTGTGAGCACATGGCCTTGGTGGAGCTGGCCTGTGGCAGCACCGCAGTCAACAGCCTGGTGGGCCTGATCTCCGTGTTCTTCATCCCCGTGGCCgacttcctcttcatcatcgcCTCCTACGTCGTCATCTTCAGCTCTGCGCTGGGATCCGGGAAGTCGGGCGCGAAAGCGCTGCACACCTGTGTGACTCACATGGTGGTGCTGAGCGTCAGCATCGTCATCATACTCGTGGCTTTCCTGTCGTACCGGATCAGAAACGGACTTCCTGCTTGGGTTCGTGTGTTCTTCAGCAGCTTGTATCTTCTGTTCCCGAGCTGCTTCAACCCCATCGTCTACGGAGTCCGGACCGCCGAGATCCGGCAGCACATCCTGAAGACGCTGACCTGTTAA